One Rossellomorea aquimaris DNA window includes the following coding sequences:
- a CDS encoding aspartate kinase, producing MSIIVQKFGGTSVGSVERIQNVASRIAEEKERGNDVVVVVSAMGKTTDTLVGLAREITSQPSKREMDMLLSTGEQVTISLLTMALIQSGHDAISFTGWQAGIETESVHSNARITNIHTEKMLSHLQSGRVVIVAGFQGMTEAGEITTLGRGGSDTTAVAIAAALKAERCDIYTDVDGVYTTDPRYIKGARKLPSISYDEMLELANLGAGVLHPRAVEFAKNYQIPLEVRSSIEKIEGTYIEEEASMEQNLIVRGVAFEGEITRVTVFGLGNALTGLSSVFTTLAKNHLNVDIIIQSQTDHNTTNLSFSIKEQDLEETLAVLERNKEPLGFTHVEHESELAKVSIVGSGMISNPGVAAEMFEVLAQNDIVVKMVSTSEIKVSAVVDEKNMQKAAGVLHTAFNLDAVKMEEITL from the coding sequence GTGAGTATTATTGTTCAAAAATTCGGTGGGACTTCAGTAGGTTCTGTGGAAAGAATTCAAAATGTTGCGTCAAGAATCGCAGAAGAAAAAGAAAGAGGAAATGATGTTGTGGTCGTGGTATCCGCCATGGGGAAAACGACGGATACACTCGTTGGATTGGCAAGGGAAATTACATCACAACCAAGTAAGAGAGAAATGGATATGCTTCTTTCTACAGGAGAGCAGGTCACCATTTCGCTCCTCACGATGGCCCTGATTCAATCCGGACACGATGCCATTTCATTCACAGGCTGGCAGGCCGGGATCGAGACGGAATCCGTTCACAGCAATGCGAGGATCACCAATATTCACACTGAAAAGATGTTGAGTCACCTTCAATCGGGAAGAGTGGTGATCGTAGCGGGATTCCAAGGGATGACTGAAGCGGGGGAAATTACAACTCTCGGTCGTGGAGGATCGGATACAACCGCCGTTGCGATTGCGGCTGCCCTGAAAGCAGAGCGCTGTGATATTTATACAGATGTAGACGGGGTATACACAACGGACCCGCGTTATATAAAAGGAGCAAGGAAATTACCGTCCATTTCATATGATGAAATGTTGGAACTCGCTAATTTAGGGGCTGGAGTCCTGCATCCACGGGCAGTGGAATTTGCCAAGAATTATCAAATTCCGTTAGAGGTCAGATCCAGTATTGAGAAAATTGAAGGAACGTATATTGAGGAGGAAGCAAGCATGGAACAAAACCTGATCGTGAGAGGCGTGGCATTTGAAGGTGAAATCACCCGTGTAACTGTATTTGGACTAGGAAACGCATTAACGGGACTATCTTCAGTGTTTACGACCTTAGCCAAAAATCACCTGAATGTGGATATTATCATTCAAAGCCAGACCGATCACAATACGACCAATTTATCATTCTCTATTAAAGAACAAGATCTGGAGGAAACCCTTGCTGTTCTGGAACGAAACAAAGAGCCATTAGGCTTCACCCATGTTGAGCATGAAAGTGAGCTTGCAAAAGTATCGATCGTTGGCTCCGGTATGATTTCAAATCCAGGGGTTGCAGCGGAAATGTTCGAAGTTTTAGCTCAAAACGACATCGTGGTGAAAATGGTCAGCACCTCTGAAATCAAAGTATCTGCTGTCGTAGACGAGAAAAATATGCAAAAAGCAGCAGGCGTCCTACATACTGCATTTAACCTGGACGCGGTGAAGATGGAAGAAATCACGTTATAA
- a CDS encoding YslB family protein, with the protein MEQKKEEVHQPSVPIFGYEMLRDILIPEILGKHTPDILYWGGKQLSRKFPLQSSEELISFFAEAGWGTLALLEQKKNEMTFEISGPVLERRLALKSDVSFKLETGFLAEQVQLQKKCVAEAADELHKRSHSVKVIVRWDEKDKVE; encoded by the coding sequence TTGGAACAGAAAAAAGAAGAAGTGCATCAACCGTCCGTTCCAATTTTCGGATATGAAATGTTACGTGACATATTGATTCCAGAAATTTTAGGGAAGCATACCCCGGATATATTATACTGGGGTGGAAAACAGCTCTCCCGGAAATTCCCCCTTCAGTCATCAGAGGAACTGATATCGTTCTTCGCTGAAGCCGGCTGGGGAACTCTTGCACTGCTGGAACAAAAAAAGAATGAGATGACCTTTGAAATAAGCGGACCGGTGTTGGAACGACGCCTTGCCTTAAAGTCGGATGTATCATTCAAACTGGAAACGGGTTTTCTAGCAGAACAAGTACAGTTACAAAAGAAATGTGTGGCAGAAGCTGCCGACGAACTACATAAACGGAGTCATTCAGTGAAAGTGATTGTAAGATGGGACGAGAAAGATAAAGTAGAATAG